A segment of the Tachysurus vachellii isolate PV-2020 chromosome 18, HZAU_Pvac_v1, whole genome shotgun sequence genome:
CATTAAAAGTGCTGTACTTCTTAGTCGGTAAAGCATTTTGTGTCGAAACAGTCAATAATGAAATCTGACATTCCTCATATAgatattttaatcatatttataaatgtcttGACACCACAGCTAACAGAGCAAGTTTGCCTTTACTGGTCCAATACTTATGGAGGGCATTATATGCTATATGAAATTGTTCACTCACAAATAAATGTTAGTGCCTGgcccaaaaaatatataattaaagttttattttcttttttcctgcagCATATTGAACATGAATACACAAGAAGAAAAAGGTTCCATAATCAAAACAGCAAGAAAGTGGATTGCCCAGCAAAACTTTATGTCCGATATATAGAAAGGTAAGTATTACATTAGCAAGTTATTGATGAAACATGATTTGTACATGAAAATGTTTATACACAGATTTCATGCACAAATTTGTGCATTGCTTAGTGAATGAGACCCAGTGGTTCTTAACTGTTTTTGCTTAGTGCCCCAGTTTGACATCAAGTGCTGATGAATCAACTAAGCTACAGATTTGTAACTACAGTGtttctttcatgtttttcatGACTCTATATAAACAGACTCACAATTGAGAACCACTGCTTTAAAGTTTATacgatttgtttatttttgtgtaaaaatcaatttaattaGTAAAGACTTGCATATTTCTTGTGTTGTCTTATAAAAGGGTGGTTCAACATATTGAAAAATGATTGAATGGGTATCATTAAACAATGTTGTTTTTCACAGATATGATCAGTTTGCTGTGGCTAAAACAAGTTCtagaactgaaaaaaaagtgGCAATTAAGGGTGTTCTGGAGTCATTAAAAGAAAACACCACTGTCACTTCAGAAATTATCCATGTCAAAATACCTTTGGCAGGAGCACACAAAAACCACAACGCTTCACAAGACTGTCATTTCTCAAATAACATCCATTACAATGTTGCTTTAAAACAAGATGCCCAGAATAATGAAATCGGCAATCAAGACAACCTCTGCTTTGATGTTTTTGATAGTCCTGTACCATGCAAGGGGAAGCAGAGACACAGTAGTGAGTCACAGTCATCAGGTTTAGCAGTCGATCAGTGGCATTTACGTGAACAGCTCAAGACTTTGCATGACATTTCATATATTTGCACTGATAAAGAAGCTATCAGGAATGCATCCAGAGTTGTTCATGGCCTTTGTGAGACCCTGAAATCCAGTTTACACAAGGAAGATGGCCTGGTTCTCCAGCAGCAAGAACCTGCCAAGAAAAACAGAGCTTTACCAAATTACTTGAAGAAagtcaaacaaaaaaacatccaggaAACATAAAACAGTGGCAATCGATGAAAATGAAGGTGTGTTTGACTTTTCTTGATCATATACATTGTTTGTTAAAGTGTTATATTTGAGGAATACAGTAtcaaactaaaaatattttttttatacttatgCTCATGTTGTTCCAAACCCATATGGtatggtgttaatgataaatCGGTGAAGTTTGCTCTCGCAAGAACGTTTTGAGTTTTTATTTACCGTATTTAATGTGTGTTGATCAGTGtttatgtgaataaaaatacagttgAACAGTTGAATGGCAATGACTGtggtgtttttgtctgtaaataTGCAGGCTTCCTTTCTCAAGGAAAGCCACTCACATTCAGACAGGTACAAGGGTGCTCCTGTTCACACACTTAATcctcaaacattttattatgctCCTGatttcatctgtctctttctctgcagTGCGACATTCCACTCTTCAGAAAAGTGATGGTTTGGGAGATCAGAAGATCCTGTAAGCCCTGAAGAAACCAGTCCTTCAGACATCATCAAACATCTTATGTtctttttgtgtaaataaaattttgtatGAAATTATGAATAATTACAAGGGTTTTCTTTACAAGCAGTGGGCTGTGGAAAAGTATGGCGATGAATAAAATCTGAGATTAAACTGCAGATTTGTCTTGTGTGATAGAACTCATGATAGAAATGATAGAAACTTGATGAGAAGTCAGTAAGCTTACTGAAGTGAAATGGGCATACCATAAGTGAATAGTATATTGTGAACATGGAACGATCAGGACGGGTATCTGAAATTTTAAGTTTTAGTGTAATTTTAAGTTTTAATGTAATTCTAAcagttttaatgtaattttaagttttaatgtaattttaacacttttgacatgaaacacctgagatcaggacaggtatctgaagttataacagtattaatgtaatttgacatgaaacacctgagatcaggtaTTTTAGGTTATAAATATGAATGTCACGAAACGCTCGCGATTGAGGAAAAGTTATCTTAAGTTGTAACAGtatgaatataatttaaaagaaCACCCACCATCTCGGACATGCAACTTATCTGAAGCAATTTATGCAAACGTCTTTCCTCCCAATCTGCTAATGATCGTTGACGTCCGCAgatgatcaaataggccacgccttcccgatgacgcaatatctgttacgctgttctgaaatccctggaaataagtgcatcccagtCTGAGATCTGTCGAGGTGTGGTGATGGGTGTAAAAGTCAATGTGGAATATTGGTAAGATTTGGAGATATTTTTGAAATAACTTTTTcctaagtaaataaaataaggtGTTTATGTAGTTGGATGTTAAAGTCCGTTAACCCTTTGTGTTGTGTTAGAATGATAGTAGCTAAATATGGTAAGCAAGAAAGCCTAGCCTAGCCTAGCCTAGCTTTGCCTAGCCTTGCTTTGCTTTCCCTTAACATAGAAATGTAACGGgtaattgttattgttttttgtaaGGATGGCTGTTGTAAAAACACTCGTATAACAgttcaataaattaaattgaaatagGAAATGCAGTCCCTCTCTCGTTTCTCTTTGCTAGCTCAGTTTCCATGCTTCCTTATTACCTGCTCAGCTTTGTTATTGCAACATTTACACCCTTCTTGGAAATATACAGTGATAAAAATgtcaatataaatgttttatcaaaTAATagcattataaaataatctaaCGACTAAATGTATTTGACGATATATGTAATGTCGTGAACGTGGAACAGTAGTCTGTCTGTTTTCCCCTTTGACCTCGTCGTCTGTTCACACGTCTATTTGTGAGAAAGAAACCGAAAAAAGAGAATTCTATCTGTGAaccctttaaaaatatttgaatgaatgaacttctcAGCACAGCAGTAACACGGCAGGGTAAAGACTATGAAGTGTGTTGGGCTGATCTGAGTGGATCAGGTACTGCAGCATTCTTGAGATTTGTAGCAGTGTTTATCCTGCACCTAATGCTAGGTTCAACACATACAGCAACAAAGTGACACTGGTGAGATTTATATACAAATGCTCTCTCtgcaaaatgtttcattttattgaaaagaaaactgatttgtggAATACTAGCaacattaatacatttgtaaTCACAAGTAGGAGCACCTTCAGGTCTCTAGTCTTATTCTGGtaatgtaattattaccagaTCATCTCTAGGATTGTTGTAACCCCTTAAGAACCTGTcacatcttttatttttccatacTGTATCTTCTTATGCCAATGAAGATTAGAGtgttttaatttctataaaacTTCCTAAACCGCAGGTTACATTAATCCCGTGCAAATAACCCTGTGGGAAATCTCCTGTGGGAAATGCGAGTCCCGCTCTGCTTGTTTTTCTGCTTGTTAACATGTATGATGCACTGTGTGGTCTACTGAAACTAACGTTATCTACATAATGACTCAGGATGTTACTTATAAAGTCATGTTTGGTAAAGAGTAATAAAAAGTACAtgaaacattatatatttaggAAAATGATGTATAAAAAGGCATATAGGTAATAGCAGAAAtgtttgctgaaaaacagatcGAGTTCAAATCCAGCAGATGCTACACTCCTCCATGCCCAGGTGAGGTGTCCAAGAGagcaatatttacagtatatagtgcTGTGACGCATGCATGTCATAACAGAGCAGAAGCAACAACAGTTAAAATGGGTGCTGTTGGCTGCTTTCCTTGTCTCAGAGGAAGTGGATAATTGTCTGCACTCCATGGACACTATCATAGACAGGGTGTGAAATAATTTGTCTTTTTATACgagggagaaagaaataaaaacagtgtttaatagGGCTTGTCAGGGAAGTTTTTAGTTTAGCTCCTAGCACAGATAGTCTATGTACATACTATGGTCTTATGACATGGTGCAAGGAACCTGGTGTCATGGAAAACATGGAAACTGTTGTAGTAAATGTATGAGCAACAAtgttaaaggaaatgaaatttaaattgcCTTTATTATGACAGATCATCTGTCCAAGATATACAATAGACCTTCCCTGTTATACTGTTTTATATAAGATGTGGCTGCTCACACTGAATTGTCTAATTTTCTCCTCCTTTGCCTTTCCGTAGTGGCGGATGAGGCTACGAACCCCGCTATCAGGAGCTCAAGCGAGTCGTCATCGGCGAGTTTCCTGAGGCGGAGGTGTCTGGCTTTGTTGGCAGACAAGGTGTGTTAATGAAGAATATAAAGAATGTTATTGTTAAAGACCTTTTTATCTGAAACAAGTTTTTCAACTTCTCAGGGAGCTTTGAGATCGAGATCAATGGGCAGCTAGTTTTCTCAAAGCTAGAAACCAGCGGTTTTCCCTACGAAGACGATGTGAGTATCTACTGACACTTGTTGAAATATATTGTACAGTTTATTTTCCATACAGATTTACATTAGTAGGAAAACAATGATCGCTAGTAGTGATGCGATGGCACTATATacggttgattattttccaataacatcaCATCCTGAAGTATGTTATTCCTCTTGCACTAAAACAGTTTGGTCATTTTTCcctaattaaatattaaataacatgTCATACTTTTATCCAATTACATTCTTCATTCTCAATGACTCATGTCATTCCATTGGAAGtctattgttttttgttttttttagttaccaaataaaaaaaaaattcatcccCCCCCAAAGCCCTCTTTGGTGAACACAAACTTTGTGAACACAAACTCTTTTACTTCTTACCGTTAAGTGCTGACACTCAAATTCccacaaaaatacacatttaagaACAATTAGTGCCAGTGCGAGAACCTGGACCAATCCGATTCTAGAATTGAATTTTTCATGGTTGATCTCATTGCCCTCTTTTTCCCTCTCAAGGTCATGGAGGCCATCCAGAAAGCCCACGATGGCAAGCCAGTGGAGAAAATCACCAAGAGCCGACCACCTTGCGTCATACTCTAACTCCAAGCTTTTGTTTACCTCAGAAACAACAAGGCTATGAGTGAAACCGCTGAGATCATGTAAAAGCTCCTCAGATGTCTCCGTTTGCCTCTGCTTCTAATGGGGTGTTTTTGGACTTAAATGATTGGTGTGGCTAAAAACTAAAGGTTACACTATGAAGCTCTCAGTCCAATCACTTTCAGATCTGTAGCAGAGATGAAGGGGAGATGTTTAAGTGTGCATTAAAAAaggttcaggtgtgtgtgtgtgtcaacatttTACTGTACTAATTGCTGCCTTCATTAAGATATTTAATTATAGatgataatataaaatattaacattaaagaCCTTGCTTATAAGATTTTGAAATAAAGGTAACATGTAGAACTTTCAGGTAACAAATCAcacaaagtaataataaaatccaTTTGGTTAAGATGTTGAGATGGCTTTTTCATAATGTTTCCTTAATTGTTTTGTAAGACTATTTCCCAATCTAAGAAAAAAATGCTGCTTATGTggtgctggttttttttttgtttttttttttttatgtgcactttaccttcattattattaaagatttaGTTAGGACTCTCCTATAAGGGGCAGAGACAACTCATGAATGTTGTTCTTTCCATACTTCTTTGACATGTTTTGTCTGTGTAAGCTGATTAATGTTTTGAAATACCTATAGCAACTTTGTCAAACAAAACCACAAATGGTTGTCTGCTACTGTGTTCGACATCCACCTTTTCATTTTGTCATCAGGTTGTTACTGTTGTGTCTGATTGTACAACCACAACATCAGAGAGCAGATAATGcacatcttatttttatttttagatcagTATCCTGACCctcaataaataacaaaaaaaaatgctgcatgCTTGAACAAAAATTTGTTGAAAGTGGTTATAGAGTTTTACCCTTACATGACAAAACACTATCTGGTGGCAAATGGAGTTGTGAAATAACTGAACTTACTTCACAACCAGCGCTTTCTAGTTTTCTTATAAAATCCTTTATTCCTCTATTAATGTGGAGGTTTTGACTAAAGAATATTATCCCTCTTTTAATGTGGGTTTTGAATCAAGAATATTTAGAGCATAGCCTGATTGTGTAGCACAAAATTGGCCAAATGTCCAGCTGAAGTTCTCTGGACTTCGCAATCATTCTTAGTGCCATTTAGTTCTTGATCTGCACTtgcaaataattaattacaagCTAGAATGAAGTAAATAGGTTGTGAATGTAAAGATTTTATGAGTGACACTTCTTGAGTTTCTGTTTACTAGCTAAAGACTATTTAAATTGAGAGTAATTATCATTGGTTTCTAGAATCTTAGTTATGTTAACTACATTAGTGACATACAAGCTTTGTATTTGGGAAACTTGGAaattttttagacatttttctttttttttaacaccaccCAGCTATAGATTATTGCAAAAGTATTGTTGCTAAACCACAATTGCAGTGAGAACCTGTCACAATCCTTCCTCTTCCCCAACTTGAAGAATCCTGAGATGATGAAAGAAAAGTGGTCAAAACAAGTGTAATAAAAAGGCATTCACTTCTATGTTTGGAGGCAAAAAGTGGCTGTACATCTGTTGTTGATTCTATAACCATTCTTGTAATAAAGAGTCAAACAAAAAGCATATTAAAATCATATGAATGACGAAATTATAATAGTCAGAAAAGACAGAACTATAGGTGATGTGACTGTGGTACTCTGTTTTCTCTTTGCTGATGGCATTCACACT
Coding sequences within it:
- the LOC132860950 gene encoding migration and invasion enhancer 1-like isoform X1 codes for the protein MGVKVNVEYCGGUGYEPRYQELKRVVIGEFPEAEVSGFVGRQGSFEIEINGQLVFSKLETSGFPYEDDVMEAIQKAHDGKPVEKITKSRPPCVIL
- the LOC132860949 gene encoding uncharacterized protein LOC132860949 isoform X2, translating into MDNAGQNSHTGWIPTHVKICSASEEYVTGIVSTEEELKHLLESHKRASGTSYTIWSDDSHKKQKVTPRCLWKVEDYSEHVPLSVKRRVIYACTHGKNYKKTTITDDLHIEHEYTRRKRFHNQNSKKVDCPAKLYVRYIERYDQFAVAKTSSRTEKKVAIKGVLESLKENTTVTSEIIHVKIPLAGAHKNHNASQDCHFSNNIHYNVALKQDAQNNEIGNQDNLCFDVFDSPVPCKGKQRHSSESQSSGLAVDQWHLREQLKTLHDISYICTDKEAIRNASRVVHGLCETLKSSLHKEDGLVLQQQEPAKKNRALPNYLKKVKQKNIQET
- the LOC132860949 gene encoding uncharacterized protein LOC132860949 isoform X1, which produces MRQRFSRSMVLHKTKTELSDDSHKKQKVTPRCLWKVEDYSEHVPLSVKRRVIYACTHGKNYKKTTITDDLHIEHEYTRRKRFHNQNSKKVDCPAKLYVRYIERYDQFAVAKTSSRTEKKVAIKGVLESLKENTTVTSEIIHVKIPLAGAHKNHNASQDCHFSNNIHYNVALKQDAQNNEIGNQDNLCFDVFDSPVPCKGKQRHSSESQSSGLAVDQWHLREQLKTLHDISYICTDKEAIRNASRVVHGLCETLKSSLHKEDGLVLQQQEPAKKNRALPNYLKKVKQKNIQET